The genomic window CGGCCTTCTCGTGCAGGCGGTTGACGCTCTCGGCCACCGCGAACGCCGCCCCGAGACCGAGCGCGGCCGCCGCCCACGCGCCGGCCACCGCCGCGGCGGCAGCGGTCGCCGCGCCGAGCCAGAAGAAAGCGCCCCTCAGCCAGGAGATCGACTTGAACCCGCGGCCCGGCAGGCCGGTTCGCGAGAAGGCGAACCAGCGCACGAACATCGGCACGGCCTCCCGGATCGCGAGCCCCTGCTGCACGATGGGCACCCGTTCCGAGCCGACGAGGTTCCGGTAGCCGGCGGCCGAGAGCCGCAGCCCGAGATACATGTCGTCGACGAGCTGACCCTCCGCGCAGGCCAGGCCTCCGATCGCCGCGAGGGCCTCGCGCCTGAGCACCATGAACTGTCCCATGATGAAGGGGAGCGTCCCCGCCCGGCGCCGCGCCGCCCAGGCGGCGGCCGGCGAGTAGAGGCCGTTCAGGAGCAGGGCGTAGGCGACGTCGGCCACGGTGAGCGGCGGGTCGGTGACCGCCACCGGCGCGAAAGCGGCCCCGGCCCGGCTGTCGGCGAGAAGGCGGCGCACCAGCCCCGCCAAGACGGTGGGCCCCGCGCGGGTGTCGGAGTCGACACACGCGATGAGCTCGCCGCGCGCGTGGCGCATGCCGGCGATCATCGCGTTCAACTTGCCCGTCCTTCCCGGCGGCGGCGCTCCGCAGAACAGGACCCGGTAGGTCCGCCCCACGCCGCGGCGGCCGCGCCGCTCCAGGGCCGCCTCGACGAGCGGAAGGGCGGGCTCCCGGTCGTCGTCGAAAAGGAAGATCGTCTCCACCTCGCCGGGGTAGTCGATCTCGAACGCGGCTTCGATGTTCTCGCGGGCGCCCGCGTCGAGCCCCTTGATCGGGCGCAGCACCGTCACCGACGGCAGGCGCGGTCCTCCCGCCTCCGGACCGGGGTCCTCCCCCGCCCGGAGCGCCCGCGCGAGCGTCGCGTGCATCGCGAGCGCTCCGGCCGCGGCCGCGCCGGCCACCACGAGCAACAGCAGGTCGATCCCCATCGCCTCCGCGATCCCGTGAGCCCCAACGCTACCCGAAGCCGCCCGGCGGGCGCCACCGCGCCGGGCAGCCGGGCTCAGGAGATCCGGACGAACCGCCGGGCCGCGGCCGCCGCCGCACAGCCGAAAGCCGCGAGCGCGCCCAGCCACGGGGCCGTGTCCGCCAGCCCGCCCCCGAACGAAAGGAGGCGGTGCAGGGCGGTCATCGCCCAGCCCGTCGGCAGCGCGCGCCCGACCGCCTGCAGCCACGGGGGGACGACCTCGAGCGGCCACCAGCATCCGCCCAGGGCGGACAGGACCAGTGCCACCAGCACGCCGGCGTTCGCCGCGCGAGCCGGCTCCCGGATCGCCGCTCCCAGCAGCACGCCCAGCGGGGCGACCGCGAGCGCGTACACGGCGAGCACGGCGAACGCCGCGAGGGGATCGCCGGACAGGGGAAGCCCGAACAGGCGCACCCCCGCCGCCGCGGCGGCGACGAGGACGGCCGCCTGCACGAGCGCGACGAGCAGTCGACCCGCGATCTTCCCCAGGACGACCGCGCCCGGGGCGATCGGCGCGGCGGCGAGGCGCGCCAGCACTCCCTGGCGGCGCTCTCTCGCGAAGGCGGCGGCGCCCCAGGTGAGCGCCACGAGCAGCATGAACATCACCGTGTCCCCGGGGACCGACTGGGCGAACCCCGCCGGGACGGTGCGGGCCTTGCCCGCGAAGGAGGACTCGACCCGGACGAGATCTTCCGGTCCCTCGTAGCCGGCGAAGGACTCCTCCGCCGGCACCTCTCCGGCCGGGCCCGCGCCGGCGCGCGCCGCCACGGCACCGATCACGCGCGCCACGGCGGCGAACACGCGCGCCTCGACCGCCACGCCCTCCTCTCCGCCGCCCCCGCCGCCGCGCAGGCGCAGGACGACCCGCTTTCCCGAGAGCATGTCGCGGCCGAAGCCGGGCGGGATCTCGAGCACGGGGAGGTCTCCACCCTCCTCGCCGGAGCGTTCTTCCACGACCGCGAGCCCGCTCCGGCCCAGCTCCTCGACGAGCAGCCCGGCCAGCGGACCCCCGTCGCGGTCGGCGACGGCGATTCCCGGCACCTCTTCGCCGGCCCCGTTCCCGCCGGTGACGACACCGAAGAAGAGGGCGAACAGGACGGGGAAGACGAACATCCACAAGACGGCGGCCCGTGTCGACAGCGTCTGGCGCAGGTCGTTGCGGGCGATGGCCAGCACCCCGGACATCACACGCCCCCCGCGCGGATGCGGCGGCCGAGCACGAGCGTGCCCGCCGAGATCGCCGCCAGCCCTCCGATCCCGAGCACGAGGACGTTCGGCAGCACCTCGGTGGCGCCTCCCCCTTGGATCAGCGCGAGAAAACCGCTGGCCGCCCAGTAGTTGACGGTCAGGCGGCTGATTGGGAGAAGGAAGTCGGGCAACGCCGTCACCGGGAGGAACGAGCCGCCCACCATGGCCGAGAGCATCACGACCATCGTCGTGACGGCGTTCGCCGCCGCTGCGCTGCGGCACAGGGCGACGAGGAGGAGCAGCAGCCCGGCCGCCGCCGTCGCCGACGAGACGACGAGCAGCGCGACGGCTCCCGGAGGTCCCCAGGCCACCCCCACGAGCCATCCGAGACCGACGAGGGCGGCGAGGCCGGCCGCTCCGACGAGCACCGCGGCCGACGCCTTGGCGACCAGGTAGTGCCGCAGCCCGAGCGGAGCGCACATCAGGTGGCGCAGAAGGCCGCGCTCCCGCTCCTCCATGACGTCGCGGGTGACCGCCTGGGCGAAGAAGAGGAGACTCAGGACCGCCAGCCCGGGGAGCACCAGCTCCAGGACACGCTGCACGGTCGGCGCCTGATCGCCCTCCCCGCCGGGCGCGACCGTCTCGACGTCGATGACGGGCGGAAAGAGATAGACGCCGATGCGGTCCATCTTCTCGGCGATCATCG from Acidobacteriota bacterium includes these protein-coding regions:
- a CDS encoding glycosyltransferase; translation: MGIDLLLLVVAGAAAAGALAMHATLARALRAGEDPGPEAGGPRLPSVTVLRPIKGLDAGARENIEAAFEIDYPGEVETIFLFDDDREPALPLVEAALERRGRRGVGRTYRVLFCGAPPPGRTGKLNAMIAGMRHARGELIACVDSDTRAGPTVLAGLVRRLLADSRAGAAFAPVAVTDPPLTVADVAYALLLNGLYSPAAAWAARRRAGTLPFIMGQFMVLRREALAAIGGLACAEGQLVDDMYLGLRLSAAGYRNLVGSERVPIVQQGLAIREAVPMFVRWFAFSRTGLPGRGFKSISWLRGAFFWLGAATAAAAAVAGAWAAAALGLGAAFAVAESVNRLHEKAGGAPVPPRFRWVSAALLLLAPGLLLAARGRQVVWRGRRYELDSEARLAARPAAAGRR
- a CDS encoding ABC transporter permease, whose translation is MAPVFALIRRDLLRWWRNPGRLAFLLALPLVLSAIFALAFGTGERTPHVRVLLLDEDRTPLSRMLAGALAAGGEDNPLEVDPVGPEGRAEIEQGRASALVVIPAGFTDAFLAGRPARLEVVKNPAERFLPGVVEDLARAGAAILSEISRAFRPELERLREMMSGRRDSGPAAVGALAAMIAEKMDRIGVYLFPPVIDVETVAPGGEGDQAPTVQRVLELVLPGLAVLSLLFFAQAVTRDVMEERERGLLRHLMCAPLGLRHYLVAKASAAVLVGAAGLAALVGLGWLVGVAWGPPGAVALLVVSSATAAAGLLLLLVALCRSAAAANAVTTMVVMLSAMVGGSFLPVTALPDFLLPISRLTVNYWAASGFLALIQGGGATEVLPNVLVLGIGGLAAISAGTLVLGRRIRAGGV
- a CDS encoding ABC transporter permease, whose protein sequence is MSGVLAIARNDLRQTLSTRAAVLWMFVFPVLFALFFGVVTGGNGAGEEVPGIAVADRDGGPLAGLLVEELGRSGLAVVEERSGEEGGDLPVLEIPPGFGRDMLSGKRVVLRLRGGGGGGEEGVAVEARVFAAVARVIGAVAARAGAGPAGEVPAEESFAGYEGPEDLVRVESSFAGKARTVPAGFAQSVPGDTVMFMLLVALTWGAAAFARERRQGVLARLAAAPIAPGAVVLGKIAGRLLVALVQAAVLVAAAAAGVRLFGLPLSGDPLAAFAVLAVYALAVAPLGVLLGAAIREPARAANAGVLVALVLSALGGCWWPLEVVPPWLQAVGRALPTGWAMTALHRLLSFGGGLADTAPWLGALAAFGCAAAAAARRFVRIS